ATACCTTGGGTTGCACAGGATTTCCTCTCAAAAAGAGAGCTGCACAAGATAATATGCGTACTGCTCCATCCACCGCCCAGCGACCCCGGGCAGCTGCCCGGGCTTGCCGGAATTTTTTATACTAATCACTGCATTAATATGAAAGCTAGAAGATGATTTTACTAGCTAGAAGATGATTTTTCTTAAGTAAAATACTAGTTTGTATAGGTTTTGCCGAGGCTCAGGCAGCcggctggctccgccactggcTCCATCGACGTGGGTGTGTGCGCGCGCACTTGCCTGCACATGGGAGATGTAACGCTGAATGTAATGCGAAAGCGAACGTCCTAGCCTAAAGTCCTGGGTCGACACCCAACTCCCAGTCTCTCATGTATTGTATATGGGTCGATCCCTAACTACCAGTCTCACGTATTGTAGGCCTAGCCAAAACAGAAAGATTCTTGAACAATAAATGAGTCATGCTCAGACGCAAAGGATGTTTAGGGAGTCCGGAGTCCCCTACCCAGCAACATGCGGCTACCTAAAATTCTTTAGGGGGGGTTAATCTGCACAATTTTCTGTATCTTACAAGGAAAGAGCAGGCGATTGCAAGAACCCCAGGTCTCTTATCTGCTACAATTCGGAAGACAGTTCCGTACATTCAACAAGAAATAAAGCTAGTTCCCTCCTGGTAGCACCACTGCATGTTGTTGCTCAGGATTATGAGCAACTTCTCCAGAAAATGGTGGTCTTTGCTCTTGTATGGAAGGACCATTCTTCATTACTTCTCTCCGGTCAGCTTGCATAGTCTCTCGTCGCTTGTCGTAGCGAGGACGAGGTCTACTCCTTACCTGCTGCCTCTCAGTGAATTGAAATTGTGGCCTATGAATTACTTTGCCATCTATAAATAGATCACCTGCTTGTAGTAGCCGAATATTGCAAGTCAATAATCAGTTAATCACAGCATATATATTGGATGAATATGAAACCATCAACCCTAAGACGTAGTATTGAAAGCGAAAAAACAGCTGGTGCAAAAAGGAAGAATTCCCCCCTTGCACATTTAGGTACATGTACTATCATCACTGTCAAATGTCCCTTCAAGATTAATTCGAACTTTCACACCACCATCCaatcttttaaaaaaataatgctATTGCACAATCTCTGGGTATTTGAGGGCTAAGACAGTACATATACCACATGTACAAGTGGTTTTGCATTTTTCTACATGATAGCATCAAAGCGCAAGAGTCGGTGGTAAAAAGTTCAAGTCTGACCAACGAGAGCACTGAATAAGGACATAAGTAACTATAATTACTAACCTCCATAATCCTTGTTAGGCACATCCAAATACGAATCAGGTAACACCCAAAGAACTCCCGGCAATCCTTAAGCAGTAGCAACATCAAACAACATAAAATTCAGTTGAAACATGATTGTGCAACAATATCCCAGAGAAATTAGCCTAAAAAATTTCACCTTTAACTTTGTATGATAGCTCCTCCGAAATCAGCGCGCCAAACCCAGTGTAAGTAGTAGTGCATACTGAGTAGATCTTCTTCTTTGCTTCCTCCTCACTGCACAAAGAATTAGAGCATGGAAATTCAATGAGAAGAGTATACGCCAACCTAGAAGATCGACTAAAAGATACTCTTATAGCCAATAGTTACTGATTAGAACATGAAGTGTAAAAATTAATTTACTAAAGGAATAGATCGACAAGGGTGCAGCCATAGTGGCACCAAATCATCAAGCATACATGAAGATTGTCCAAACAAAACCTTTAAATTACCAGCATGAATGAAGAAATGGCTGGATCTTATATTCCAACCAACTCAAGTTCCACTAAGGAAATGATTTTCTGTTTGAGACAACTGGATTTTTCTGGAAAATATTGGTATCCTACTGTTTGGGGCCTAATAACATTTGTATTAGAACACACACAGAGAGACCACACAGAAACAGAAGAGTGTTGTGTTGGtcactttttaaaaaaagctCCAACTGTCATCCAATGTGGAATAGCGGTAAGGGACTCTTTGGCCAAACTTAGGTCACATAAAAGGCATGCCTTTTGCGCTTATAAGCCTGAAAAGTTCTGACATAAGCCCTGCAACAATCACCATAATGGCTTAGGAGGTAACTAAGGACAGGAGGCAAGTGCTTGACTTGAGATGGTGATAAGCTTGTTTAAATTTCATCTTGCTTACTAGGGAATAAACCCATTGGGAACAAACATACGGAACTACCACAATCCTAGGGATTGCTACAGTGCCGTGGGGTACAGTTGTGTGAACAGTTGTCATGGGCCAACAATTGCAAGCAGAGTTTGTTAATAAAGTGTAAAATCATACTTTTCACGGTCAAATCAGTCTTATCTAATAAAAGGAATAGCATCTATCCTGTTAACAATCAAGGAATGGAAAAAACAAAGTTCCCTAAGCCCCATAGCCTCTCTTCTATGTCAGGGCCAAGCCTTGCCACCAGATTGACAAAGGCGACTGCGCTATCCCCAGTAATTAGAACCTCACCCAACCAAGCAACCCTGTTTAGAACAAAGATTTACAGCAACAATACATAAGTCCATGCCATCTTGTCTCCTCATAAAAAACAGATCATCCTAGAGCTGTGACCTGGTCTACTTTCTGCTCTACAGTGGAGTCTGTGTACCTTTGGTGTCGCAATGAGGAAAGATGATGGCTATGGTGAGGGCGAGGAGGATATGTGGCGCGTGTGGTCAGGAAGAAGACCATCGGCGGCTGGAGTGAGGGAGATGGGAAGATCGATGGAAGCTAAGGTAGGAGAAAGGTATATGGCCCATGAGTCACGATTTAGATGATCATTTGGGCCATGGAGAAGTGCGTAGTGCAGTAAGTATCGCTGACAAGATAAGGAAGAAAATAGTAGGAATAATCTTCACTGACTATAAAAGGCACAGTGAGACTAAGTGCACTCTACTTGTTTCGTAAGATAGCGCATGTTCAATATTATTGAAGTGGAAGCTTTCTCTTCAACTAGCTAAATGCTCGTGCACTGCTATAGAAGGTTTTTGAATGAATAAGTTGTTTGAACGCTTGTGTCATTGTAGTCTGGAACTTtatggaaaataaaatttatCTTAAAATGTACATCAATCGAATCAACTAATCAAATGTATGATAATCACGGCAATTAATTTATTGGCAACTTAAGAGGTAATCTCGGTGAGGTTGAACGGAGAGCAGCCAGCTCAGTATAGAAGAATTAGACTGAACCATGCTGAAATGAAGGGGTGCAAAGCAAAGTTCTGACAGTGTGCGCTAATGGGCCCAAGCCAAATGGTCAGGTTATATTTGTCACTCATTAGTTTGGTTAACATTGACTTTTCCAGTAAAAACCGGAAAAAATGGACCCTGAAACAGTACCAGATCTTCATACCACACCAAACTGCCAATAACAACCGGGGATTTTAGGTCCATCGGTTTGATAACCAGCAGCAAGCTGCCCAAATTTGTAAGGAATACTTTGATGCCATCAGACAGTTCTACAGGATACGGCTATATAGTTTATGAGAAAGGCTAATCTACTTTCATTAAAAGCCATGGTTGGCCAAGGAACCGACTGAACTTCGAATCGGCTTACTTGAACCCCAAACTTCTAACATTGGATCATTTGACTCCTTGAGGCTGGATTCAAATATGGTGGTTTTACCACCATTGTCACCATGTCACACGGTTTTGCTAGTTGGGACAACACATGGATGCTGGCATCATTATCAGCATGCCTAGAATCCAAGGTTCAAAACGGCACTAGAAGGGTGTTTTGTGGTTGCCTAGCATCTA
The Brachypodium distachyon strain Bd21 chromosome 2, Brachypodium_distachyon_v3.0, whole genome shotgun sequence genome window above contains:
- the LOC100828993 gene encoding multiple organellar RNA editing factor 3, mitochondrial codes for the protein MAAAGIRRRISELLLSSRAPHRRFLPLAAAAVSSAHLAPWAPPSRGAKTALPGKSGYSPLNDPSPNWSNRPPKETILLDGCDYEHWLIVMEFPTDPKPSEEEMVAAYVKTLTAVIGSEEEAKKKIYSVCTTTYTGFGALISEELSYKVKGLPGVLWVLPDSYLDVPNKDYGGDLFIDGKVIHRPQFQFTERQQVRSRPRPRYDKRRETMQADRREVMKNGPSIQEQRPPFSGEVAHNPEQQHAVVLPGGN